atatatatatatatatatatatatatatatatatatatatatatatatatatatatatatatatatatgactcacatcaggatcgaacccaggtctttcaatcgaaaggcaaggacgctgcccactaggccataaaaatcataaaagaagttggaacttgagtaCTCAGCCAGAGCACACAAGGAATTCCCTGGGCAAGTTGGggaaacacactggtatgcaagcagttagcttgcccaggtaattccttgtgtcctgtggcactcaggttccaacttctttataacttgtatggcccagtgggcagcgccttgccttttaattgaaagacctggacatatatatatactatatatatatatatatatatatatatatatatatatatatatatatatatatatatatataatgtatatatatatatatacatatacacatacatacatacatacatacatatatatacactatatatacatatgtgtgcgtgtgtgtttgctcACGCGTGCTGTGTATGTTTACCAGTTTCAGAGATTTTCAAGTGACACACGTTTGAAAATAGTCCCAGCTGAATACAGAGACAGTGTCCTCTAATTCCACCGAAACTGTGTAACGTTTTGTTGAATTATACGGAAGTTGAAAAGTAAGAGCGAGATCATGCCGCGAATGACAGTGAAATGATCATTGATAGAATGAAGCACTCTGTAGGTACCCACCGTAGTTGCCATACCCTTGTTAAGTGTGAAGAACCCCCGTCCCTCAATTTGAGCGTCCATTCTGCTGATGTGGTCGATAAGTGTCGCCATCTGTTAGAAAACAAGAAACGGTTATTAAACCTTTTGGTATTGCGTTTCAGAGGTTAGTTCTTCGCcagctttatttttccttccgtTTTGACCTTGATTCGTCGtctttgtgaaaatttgaaatctttgtgaaattttgaaattataagtCTTTCTTTGGATGAAATATCGGTCTTGTGTAGGGAGAGAGAAAGCCTAGGCAACACGTGTTCCTTCTGTTCAACTTTTGTTATTTCTAAGTCAAATTCTGTACTACCGCCTTCAATATTGGTTTCTGTAAGGTGtacataaagttatttttaatattcacacaTATTGAGCAACGACGTAGATGGTAAAAGCAAATGATGTCTAGTTGTATGTCTGTTAGTGAAAATGTAGTGCTAGattaaatatcgtaaaattgaataaaccagaaaaaatgataaagttagATTTAATTTTGACGCATGATTTCAAAAATATTGTAGCGTCATTGCTAGATATTTTAGTTAAGTATACTCACCTGGCTATAAAGTATATGTTATTGCGGTTCTGGGAGAGCATGGATTTACATTAAATGGACTAACATCGCAGAAAAAAAGTTCTTGTTTTGTCAAATCTTGCTGATTATAATATCCAGATTTGCCGAACCgggaataatgataaaatatttcgaGTTGACATTTTATACGAAAGTCTTTCGTACCATTAAGAAAACGGGAGagttatttatataactataattataaataGATCCACGGCTTGTTTCTTACCTTGCTTTTTCGGGCATCATCCTTCATTGTTCCTTTTAGAAGTATAAGCGGTTCAATAAGGgcatttttctgtaaagaaaaaaaacatttatacttGATATGTTAAGAATAATAACCGAGTCTTTATGAAACCAGTCAAATAGATCGAGATGATATATactctatgtaaaaaaaatttttgtgtttaagaCAGTTCGAGACGATTTTCGGGAAGAGAAACATTTTCGTTTGGCGCTCACTTGTCTGATGCTCAGTGAACCAAAGTTGGCTATTCGTGTTAGATTTCACTGCAGGTCACAGCGTGTTGTGTCATAGATTGTCAGATTGAGCGGAAGagttaaatttcaatattttcagagCAACCATTCGAGGTCTTGCATACCCAGGAATTCAGCTTGTTGGAATTGTGATTTTCAGCGTCGCTCTTCCTTGTGggtacacagttttttttttatttttttcttttattttgtatttaacgTCAATCAGCCACTTTCGTGCTGCCTCACTGGCAGCGCTGTGGTTCCTTCCCACAGGTTATCATTGGGGAACGTGAGTATCTCTGCATACTGTTGCCTGAGAACTAATTTTGTTGaatataattcagaaataaatctTACATTCTTGTTACGTTGGCATCAATTTTACAAAGGCAGAGGCGGAATTACTGATGGGCGGACATTCACGGGACGCACATCGAAGTGACGTTTTATCAAAGATGTTAGTGATGTGTGTAAGCTTCAAAGCTCTGTCAGTAGAAGTGTCAGTGAGAAAAGTAAGTTTGTGGCACGTCAGAAGAATTTTGCGCTATTATGTCAATGTGACCTGCAGATTTTAGCAAAATGGTTCCTATAATTCAACTGTTGGAAATTTTTGTGGTTTCTTATGACGAAGCACATAACTTCTTCAAATCTGTCGATAATTAGGAAAGAATTAGTGGAGGAACTGAAACTGTAAAGTAGCGAAGATATGTGAAcgcctgtgtattattattattattataattattattattattattattattattattattattgttggtgttgttgttgttgattgggGTGTTGACATCGTTGTTGTTATAAAATTAGGCGtcaaattaaaaagttttaaggTCTTAAATGCGTGTTGTAGACATCAATCCTTTCAATGACTTTTTGCGCTAAACATGAACCcatgaacacttttttttctcagtattagaaataaatttcctctgctataaaaaatataatttctcttatattaaaaagaaaacctgCATTTAGAACTTACCTTGAGATGCACATCTTCACTGTAAATGGCCCCGCAGAAGATCGGCGCAATGGCTTGAATGGACAAGAGGCCGAAGCTGACTGGAAAGTACCAGTCTGTGTAATCGAGAGCCGAAACCATCGTCCAGTACAGGAAGCAGATGAGGGAAATGATGTGGTGGGGCACGAGGACCAACATGAAAGGCCCCATCAGCCTCTTGAAGGCCAGGATGCTACTTCGCAACTCCAACACGGCTTCCTGCAGGCGATTAATGTCGCCGTCCGCGATGCACTTCTGCACGGGCGACGTCGTCATCTGGCCGAATTTCGCGCACTCGAGGATGCTCTGCAGCTCTGTTTTGATGTGCGTGAGACAGAGAACgaacaccctggaagccatgaCCACCCAGAGGACGGGCATGGACAGGGTGTAGCTGTAAATCACGTACACGTACACGAGGGAAAGCATGCGCCATATGCCGTCGTCATTGATCAGGTTGAAGCGCAGTTCGTTGAAGATGTTGAACGCGAAGAAGCTCACGCAAATCACGAAACCGATGAAGAGAGGGACGGCGAGCTTGGGCGAGTGGACCCCCGTCGTGAAGGTGGGGAATTTCCTCTCGAACTTCATCCAGCCTTCGAGGAAAGCGATCCACTCCTGGTAGTAGATGAGAGTCAAGACGTGCATGCACACGGCCGAGATGCTCATCACCACCACGATCAGGATCATGACGTATAACGTGAGGCTGTTGTCGCTGCTCACGGACGCCATCAGGCAGTCGTAGAAACAGGGCACGTTGAGGCCGATTCCGCAAAATACCCAGAGGCACAAGAAGGGGGAAAACTTCCAGCCGCGTTTGGGGTAACTGTAGGTCACGGGAAAACACGCCCACACTTTGCTCCAGCGCTCTATGTGAACGAATGGCGTAGGGTAGGTTCGCATCGCGAAGCTTTCCAGGTCAATTGGAATGACCGGAAGGTCAGCTATTGTGGTTGGGGTCTGGGGAATCATGGCGGCGGAGGTATTGTGGGGGGCTTTTGGCTCATGTAGGTTAGGACGGGCTTGAGCTCATAGAGCAGCCCTGACTTGTCTACGTGTTTAATTTTTCGTACATACTGGAGGGTTATTAACAGTTAATTTCCCTCTCATTCAGTTACGAGATCGCTAATCACTTAGTACACATAACAGTCGTTCGCCAGGCGCTCCAGTGTTGCTGTTAAAAGGATGCTATTCACTTTGCGGAAACCATTGCCGTGAGAGTTTTTGTAGACACTGCGTGGACATCGacgatatatttataaatggttGCTACACGATTAATGTATGTAAACACTTAATTAACTTTACTGTTGTCAAATTTTTTAATCACATTAGTATGATTTCCTCCTtggaagtcattaaaaaaaatcactagttCGTAGACGACGTTCCTTTCCTTCAGTGAAAGATTTTTTCCCTCTGAAATCACACGTGTTGGGAGTCACTCGTGTCTTAAAAATGTTTCTAATGGTAAGGAATCACCCGTTTTACGTCTCGACTAAGATGACGCATCATTGTAATACATTCTGGTAAAGCCAGGTGATGACTGAATGGGATCTAATCTCCGTTCCTCTCTTCAGTACTCCAAAGATCTTTGAGCAACAAGGATCCGGCtctcgaaagaaaataaaacaatgggaTAAATTGGAGGAAGACGCAACGAAAAGTGAATGAGATCGATGATGGATTTATCCTTTATTCTAaccctttcattttgtgttttgtcTACCTTGCATTGACGGCGATCCTCTCGCCATGCGGTGTATCACATGTAAAAAACTTTTGACGTGGTTGCTCGGCTGCTTAACAGTTAGCAAATCAGATTGCTAAACTTGCTGGAGACTTATCTTCCCTGGAGACTTATCTTCCGTGTTTAGAAGAGACTTTTGTTGAGGTGTCACCTGGCAGGGCACTCAGGATGGCTGGAAGTCTTTGTAAATGTCGGGAAAAACCACCCTTCCAGTCACAAGTGGATTTGCTCATTGTCCGAGATTATAAGAATGacttccttcttcttccattgtctttttttctcattgtccTTCCTTCTCCGCGTGTGCAGGAATATCGAAGAACTTGAAATGAAATGACTATCTTGGTAATGACAACTAGCCTTGTAAAAGCAAGTCTACATGCAAAATAACAAACACAGTTGGAtagtttgtgtatacatacatacatatatatatatatacatacatatatatata
This DNA window, taken from Macrobrachium rosenbergii isolate ZJJX-2024 chromosome 4, ASM4041242v1, whole genome shotgun sequence, encodes the following:
- the LOC136838189 gene encoding uncharacterized protein, whose product is MIPQTPTTIADLPVIPIDLESFAMRTYPTPFVHIERWSKVWACFPVTYSYPKRGWKFSPFLCLWVFCGIGLNVPCFYDCLMASVSSDNSLTLYVMILIVVVMSISAVCMHVLTLIYYQEWIAFLEGWMKFERKFPTFTTGVHSPKLAVPLFIGFVICVSFFAFNIFNELRFNLINDDGIWRMLSLVYVYVIYSYTLSMPVLWVVMASRVFVLCLTHIKTELQSILECAKFGQMTTSPVQKCIADGDINRLQEAVLELRSSILAFKRLMGPFMLVLVPHHIISLICFLYWTMVSALDYTDWYFPVSFGLLSIQAIAPIFCGAIYSEDVHLKKNALIEPLILLKGTMKDDARKSKMATLIDHISRMDAQIEGRGFFTLNKGMATTVVNTVVTYLVVLIQFYGSSHG